The sequence below is a genomic window from Serratia nevei.
CCATGGTCTTCGGCAACACCTTGATGTCCAGCAGCGTGGACACGGTTTGCCTGCGGGCGTCGGCCAGCGCGTCGAGCAGCTGCTGCTCGGTGGTGACCCGATAGGTTTTACAGCCGTAAGCCGCCGCCAGCATGGCGAAATCGACCGGCACCAGCTTGCCGTCGAGCTTGCCGCCCTCTGGATTGCGGAAGCGGAATTCGGTGGTGTAGCTGTCCATGCCGTGTTCCATCTGCAGGTTGTTGATGCAGCCGTTGGTCATGTTGTCGAACAGCACCACGTTGATCTTGCAGCCTTCCTGAATCGAGGTGACCAGTTCGGAATGCAGCATCATGAATGCGCCGTCGCCCACCATTGCGTACACCTCGCGCTGCGGCTCGGCCAGCTTGACCCCCAGCGCGGCGTTCACCTCGTACCCCATGCAGGAGTAACCGTATTCCACGTGGTAGCCGTGCTCGCCGCGGTTGTGCCACACCCGCTGCAGATCGCCCGGCAGGCTGCCGGCGGCGGCGACGATCACGCTGTCCGCCGGCAGCTCGCGGTTCAACACCCCCAGCACGCGGCTCTGGGTCAGCGCGGAATCGGTCTGGGCGATAAATTCGGCGAACACCCGCTCGCGATCGAGGTGATCGTCGATCTCCGGCACAAAACCCGCGCCGCCGTATTCCACCGCGTAAACACGCGCGGTCTCTTCACGCTGGGCACCGCGCGCCGCGGCGATGGCATCGCCCCAGCCGGCGCGGTAGTCAGCCTGCGCCAGCAGCGCACCCAGTTCGCTCAGGGCCTCGCGGGCGTCCGCCAGCACCTGCACGCCGTCGAGCTTGCCGGCGTCAAAGGCGCTGACATTGATATTGAGGAAGCTGACGTCCGGGTGTTGGAACAGCCATTTGGACGAGGTGGTGAAATCGGTGTAACGGGTGCCGACGCCGATCACCAGATCGGCCTGCCGGGCCAACGTGTTGGCCGCCAGGCAGCCGGTTTCGCCGATGCCACCGAGGTTGAATTCATGGTCGCTCGGCACCGTGCCTTTGCCGGCCTGGGTTTCGGCGAACGGAATGCCGAAGCGCTCGGCAAATTCGCGCAGCGCCCGCCCGGCCTGCGAGTATTTCACGCCGCCGCCGCACACCAGCAGCGGTTTGCGCTTGGCGGTCAGCAGCGCCAGCGCGTCCGCCAACATGCCGTCGGTCGCCGGGCGGCGATCGAGCCGATGCACGCGTTTTTGGAAGAAATAGTCGGGATAGTCGTAGGCTTCACCCTGCACGTCCTGCGGCAGGCACAGCGTCACCGCGCCGGTATCCGCCGGATCGGTCAGCACGCGCATCGCGTTGATGCAGGCGCTCATCAGCTGCTCCGGCCGCACGATGCGATCCCAGTATTTGCTCACCGCGCGGAACGCGTCGTTGGTGCTGATGCTGAGATCGTAAGGCTGCTCGATTTGCTGCAGCACCGGATCCGGCTGGCGGGAGGCGTAAACGTCGCCCGGCAGCAGCAATAAAGGAATGCGGTTGGCGGTAGCGGTGGCCGCGGCGGTGATCATGTTGGCGGCGCCGGGGCCGACCGATGAGGTGCAGGCGTAGATCTGCCGGCGCAGCTTCTGTTTGGCGAAGCCAATCGCCGCGTGGGCCATGCCCTGCTCGTTGCGGCCCTGATGTACCCGCAGCTCACCGCTAT
It includes:
- the iolD gene encoding 3D-(3,5/4)-trihydroxycyclohexane-1,2-dione acylhydrolase (decyclizing), with translation MGKIRLTMAQALVRFLDNQYLLADGVETKFVAGIFAIFGHGNVLGLGQALEQDSGELRVHQGRNEQGMAHAAIGFAKQKLRRQIYACTSSVGPGAANMITAAATATANRIPLLLLPGDVYASRQPDPVLQQIEQPYDLSISTNDAFRAVSKYWDRIVRPEQLMSACINAMRVLTDPADTGAVTLCLPQDVQGEAYDYPDYFFQKRVHRLDRRPATDGMLADALALLTAKRKPLLVCGGGVKYSQAGRALREFAERFGIPFAETQAGKGTVPSDHEFNLGGIGETGCLAANTLARQADLVIGVGTRYTDFTTSSKWLFQHPDVSFLNINVSAFDAGKLDGVQVLADAREALSELGALLAQADYRAGWGDAIAAARGAQREETARVYAVEYGGAGFVPEIDDHLDRERVFAEFIAQTDSALTQSRVLGVLNRELPADSVIVAAAGSLPGDLQRVWHNRGEHGYHVEYGYSCMGYEVNAALGVKLAEPQREVYAMVGDGAFMMLHSELVTSIQEGCKINVVLFDNMTNGCINNLQMEHGMDSYTTEFRFRNPEGGKLDGKLVPVDFAMLAAAYGCKTYRVTTEQQLLDALADARRQTVSTLLDIKVLPKTMVHKYLSWWRVGGAQVADSEKIVEVARKLQENIDKARDY